One part of the Arthrobacter tumbae genome encodes these proteins:
- a CDS encoding MinD/ParA family ATP-binding protein yields MANEKKPAERSTNQGGVPQQPGEAVITEDQASVEAFADNVRQAEPDAQAEPDEQAEAAEAEDTAPDATGEYTLSSEGDAAVSGGSDPAGPAVVQAPLPDRLPHILTTPASPGQRPGQHPTDSADLTLADSDIRLADDEESTGWMPSAGLSGEVSEAPQAAAPAVPDRSARRNKEQGPEPASSLTADRLLTSQQRAPVSGWRHWLYRATFGYLNLGDSDAVRIRRALEHRVSVRLGERTRYVPVLSRKGGVGKTTVTTLLGMALADIREDRIIAMDANPDRGTLSDRSPGKAEFTARQLVQNRFMVDSFAQLSSYVARDGSRLHVLASDTDPAVAQAFDDADYRAVTDILGRYYSIVLTDSGTGMVHSVMKGTLEKADAVVLVSGGSVDEARLASETLSWLEAHGRHDLVAKAIVVVNLSSGNRTEVNVNEIEEHFRSRVSTVVRIPYDRHLAEGSRVELSKLQPRTRDAVVELAALVVDQLH; encoded by the coding sequence ATGGCGAACGAGAAGAAGCCGGCAGAGCGGTCCACGAACCAGGGCGGGGTGCCGCAGCAGCCGGGAGAGGCGGTCATCACCGAGGACCAAGCCTCCGTTGAGGCGTTCGCTGATAACGTCCGCCAGGCAGAGCCGGATGCGCAGGCAGAACCGGATGAGCAGGCGGAGGCCGCTGAGGCGGAGGACACAGCGCCGGACGCTACCGGGGAGTACACGCTGAGCTCCGAAGGCGACGCCGCAGTGTCAGGCGGCTCTGACCCGGCCGGTCCTGCAGTGGTCCAGGCACCGTTGCCGGATCGCCTCCCGCACATCTTAACGACGCCCGCCAGTCCCGGGCAGCGCCCGGGACAGCACCCCACCGATTCTGCTGATCTCACCCTGGCCGACAGCGACATCCGGCTCGCCGACGATGAGGAGTCGACAGGCTGGATGCCGTCGGCTGGTCTGAGCGGCGAAGTATCGGAAGCGCCTCAGGCAGCCGCCCCTGCGGTTCCTGACCGGAGCGCCCGGCGGAACAAGGAACAGGGCCCGGAGCCGGCGTCGTCGTTGACGGCGGACAGGCTGTTGACGTCGCAGCAGCGCGCTCCGGTCAGCGGGTGGCGGCACTGGCTGTACAGGGCGACCTTCGGCTACCTGAACCTCGGCGATTCCGATGCCGTGCGCATCCGGCGTGCGCTTGAGCACCGGGTGAGCGTCCGGTTGGGGGAGCGGACCCGGTATGTCCCCGTGCTCTCCCGCAAGGGCGGCGTCGGGAAGACAACAGTGACCACCCTGCTTGGAATGGCTCTGGCAGACATCCGTGAGGACCGGATCATCGCCATGGACGCCAACCCGGACCGCGGCACTCTCTCCGACCGGTCGCCGGGCAAAGCGGAGTTCACCGCCCGCCAGCTGGTGCAGAACCGGTTCATGGTGGATTCCTTCGCACAGCTGTCCAGCTACGTCGCACGCGACGGTTCACGCCTGCACGTCCTCGCCTCGGACACCGATCCGGCCGTCGCCCAAGCTTTCGATGACGCTGATTACCGCGCCGTGACGGACATCCTCGGGCGCTACTACTCGATCGTCCTGACCGACTCCGGCACCGGTATGGTGCACTCGGTCATGAAGGGCACCCTGGAGAAGGCCGATGCCGTCGTGCTCGTTTCGGGCGGCAGTGTCGACGAGGCGCGCCTTGCGTCGGAGACGCTCTCCTGGCTGGAAGCGCACGGCCGCCATGACCTGGTGGCCAAGGCTATTGTCGTGGTCAACCTGTCCTCCGGAAACCGCACCGAGGTCAACGTCAACGAGATCGAGGAACACTTCCGTTCCCGTGTCAGCACTGTGGTACGCATCCCGTATGACCGTCATCTCGCGGAGGGCTCCCGCGTTGAGCTCTCCAAACTGCAGCCCCGCACCAGGGACGCAGTGGTTGAGCTCGCCGCTCTTGTCGTAGATCAGCTGCACTGA
- a CDS encoding mycothione reductase — protein MTHYDLAIIGSGSGNTIITPEWDDKKIAIIEGGTFGGTCLNVGCIPTKMLVYPAELARAADDAGRLGVDLQHTGTRWADLRDRIFTRIDSFSEAGRVYRADELQHVDLYEEDVRFTGDRTLTTQAGAEITADQVVIAAGSRAVIPDIPGLDLPQVHTSDTVMRLEEQPRRMLIIGGGYIAAEFAHIFSSLGTEVTLAVRSGQMLRSLDDTVSERFTENALVQWKVLTERQVIGVDSNADGSVTAALTGPDGTGLSVEADVVLVATGRTPNSDRVGASGVGFDVTEDGRVAVDAFQRVLRDGAPVYGVWALGDISSPFQLKHVANHEARVVSHNLLHPEALHASDHRYVPAAVFTRPQIATVGLTEEQALERAERTGSRVAVAVQQYGSTAYGWAMEDTTGIVKVIAEEDSGIILGAHIMGHEASNLIQPIIQAMHFGMDAFTVARGQYWIHPALTEVVENALLSLKAPST, from the coding sequence GTGACCCACTACGACCTCGCGATCATCGGTTCCGGCTCCGGCAACACCATCATCACGCCCGAGTGGGATGACAAAAAGATCGCGATTATCGAGGGCGGCACGTTCGGCGGAACCTGCCTGAATGTGGGCTGCATCCCCACCAAGATGCTTGTCTACCCGGCGGAGCTTGCCCGCGCAGCCGACGACGCCGGCCGCCTCGGCGTCGACCTGCAGCACACCGGTACACGCTGGGCAGACCTGCGGGACCGGATCTTCACCCGCATCGACAGTTTCTCCGAGGCGGGGCGTGTGTACCGCGCGGATGAACTGCAGCATGTGGACCTATACGAGGAAGACGTCCGTTTCACTGGCGACCGCACTCTGACGACACAGGCCGGCGCGGAAATCACAGCCGACCAGGTGGTCATTGCAGCGGGCTCCCGGGCAGTGATTCCGGATATCCCCGGACTGGACCTGCCGCAGGTCCACACCTCTGACACTGTCATGCGGCTGGAAGAACAGCCACGGCGCATGCTGATCATCGGCGGCGGGTACATTGCAGCGGAGTTCGCGCACATCTTCTCCTCCCTCGGCACCGAAGTCACCCTCGCGGTGCGGTCAGGACAGATGCTGCGGTCCCTCGACGACACCGTCTCCGAACGCTTCACCGAAAATGCACTGGTTCAGTGGAAGGTCCTTACCGAACGCCAGGTGATCGGGGTGGACAGCAACGCAGACGGATCGGTCACCGCTGCGCTGACGGGTCCGGATGGAACCGGGCTCAGCGTGGAGGCCGACGTCGTGCTTGTCGCGACCGGACGCACGCCGAACAGTGACCGGGTGGGTGCATCGGGAGTTGGTTTCGACGTGACCGAAGACGGCAGGGTCGCGGTTGACGCGTTCCAGCGGGTGCTCAGGGACGGCGCGCCCGTCTACGGAGTCTGGGCTCTCGGGGACATCTCAAGCCCCTTCCAGCTGAAGCACGTGGCCAACCATGAAGCGCGGGTGGTCTCCCACAATCTGCTTCACCCGGAGGCCCTGCATGCCAGCGATCACCGTTATGTGCCGGCGGCCGTGTTCACCAGGCCACAGATTGCGACGGTGGGGCTTACCGAAGAGCAGGCTCTGGAACGCGCGGAACGAACGGGTTCACGCGTTGCGGTGGCGGTTCAGCAGTACGGATCGACCGCCTACGGCTGGGCAATGGAGGACACCACAGGAATCGTGAAGGTGATCGCGGAGGAAGACAGCGGCATCATCCTCGGCGCACACATCATGGGTCATGAAGCCTCGAACCTGATCCAGCCGATCATTCAGGCAATGCACTTCGGCATGGATGCGTTCACCGTGGCCCGCGGCCAGTACTGGATTCATCCTGCGCTTACCGAGGTGGTGGAGAACGCCCTGCTTTCGCTCAAGGCGCCCTCCACCTGA
- a CDS encoding AMP-dependent synthetase/ligase, which translates to MREFSVPVKVKVPRDNNTTHLVVKQAEKPSNPALFATKDAAGQWSDIRATDFLSDVRRIAKGLMASGVEAGDRVAIMARTRYEWALVDFSVWFAGAVSVPVYETSSPSQVAWILGDSGAVAAFVESGRHENVVRQAVASESLEGFRDVWQFDGGGLDTLRTAGTGIDDAALEERRLIAGLDDIATIIYTSGTTGKPKGCELTHGNFVELSENAAAALPEVAHEGAQTIMFLPLAHVFARFISVLCVAAGATVAHTPDIKNLLPDLQSYKPTFILAVPRVFEKVYNNSMLKAEDNGKGKIFHAGVDVAIAWSKADQAGKVGLGLKVKHAIFDKLLYGKIRTAMGGRVQHAVSGGAPLGDRLGHFFHGIGLMVLEGYGLTETTAPISVSTPQKIKIGTVGAPLPGNAVRIADDGEILAKGVCVLKGYFKRPDLTEEAFTDGWFHTGDIGQLDEDGFLSITGRKKEIIVTASGKNVVPAQLEDTIRANALVSQCVVVGDQRPFISALITLDEEALPGWLERHDLPAGTTMAEAAHHSAVRAEIQALVDSANESVSQAEAIKVFRIVEQDFTEASGHLTPSMKIKRAQVLKDYSTVVEEIYVQQRMQQA; encoded by the coding sequence GTGCGCGAATTCAGCGTTCCGGTCAAGGTGAAGGTCCCTCGGGACAACAACACTACGCACCTCGTGGTGAAGCAGGCGGAAAAACCCAGCAATCCTGCCCTTTTTGCCACCAAGGATGCCGCAGGGCAATGGTCCGATATCCGCGCAACGGACTTCCTTTCCGACGTTCGCAGAATTGCCAAGGGCCTGATGGCGTCCGGGGTGGAAGCGGGCGACCGCGTCGCGATCATGGCGCGCACCCGGTATGAGTGGGCTTTGGTCGATTTCTCCGTCTGGTTCGCGGGCGCTGTTTCCGTACCTGTGTACGAGACTTCCTCTCCGTCGCAGGTTGCGTGGATCCTAGGTGATTCCGGTGCTGTCGCTGCCTTCGTTGAGTCGGGCCGCCACGAGAATGTGGTGCGTCAGGCAGTCGCTTCGGAGAGCCTGGAGGGGTTCCGCGACGTCTGGCAGTTCGACGGCGGCGGGCTCGACACCCTGCGGACGGCCGGCACGGGCATTGACGATGCGGCGCTTGAGGAACGGCGCCTGATCGCAGGCCTGGACGATATAGCGACCATCATTTACACGTCCGGGACAACCGGAAAGCCCAAGGGGTGCGAACTGACGCACGGCAACTTTGTCGAGCTGTCCGAGAACGCGGCGGCGGCCCTGCCCGAGGTTGCACATGAGGGCGCACAGACCATCATGTTCCTGCCCCTCGCGCACGTCTTCGCCCGGTTCATCTCCGTGCTTTGCGTCGCCGCCGGCGCCACTGTTGCGCATACGCCGGACATCAAGAACCTGCTTCCGGACCTGCAGAGCTATAAGCCGACCTTCATCCTGGCCGTCCCGCGCGTGTTCGAGAAGGTCTACAACAACTCCATGCTGAAGGCAGAGGACAACGGCAAGGGCAAGATCTTCCATGCCGGCGTCGACGTCGCAATCGCCTGGTCGAAAGCCGATCAGGCAGGCAAGGTGGGCCTCGGCCTGAAGGTCAAGCACGCCATCTTCGACAAGCTGCTCTACGGCAAAATCCGGACCGCGATGGGCGGCAGGGTCCAGCACGCTGTGTCCGGCGGCGCGCCCCTGGGTGACCGGCTCGGCCACTTCTTCCACGGCATCGGGCTGATGGTGCTTGAAGGGTACGGGCTGACCGAAACCACGGCACCCATCTCGGTCAGCACGCCGCAGAAGATCAAGATAGGGACGGTGGGTGCGCCGCTGCCGGGCAACGCGGTCAGGATCGCGGACGACGGCGAAATCCTCGCCAAGGGCGTCTGCGTCCTGAAAGGCTACTTCAAGCGTCCCGATCTCACGGAGGAAGCCTTCACCGACGGCTGGTTCCACACTGGCGACATCGGGCAGCTCGACGAGGACGGCTTCCTGAGTATCACAGGACGCAAGAAGGAAATCATCGTGACGGCCAGCGGCAAGAACGTCGTCCCGGCGCAGCTGGAGGACACTATCCGCGCCAACGCGCTCGTGTCCCAGTGTGTGGTCGTGGGAGACCAGCGGCCGTTCATCTCAGCTCTGATCACCCTCGACGAAGAGGCTCTGCCCGGATGGCTTGAGCGTCATGACCTTCCCGCGGGCACCACCATGGCTGAAGCGGCGCATCATTCCGCGGTCCGGGCGGAGATCCAGGCGCTGGTCGATTCGGCAAATGAGTCGGTCAGCCAGGCGGAAGCCATCAAGGTGTTCCGCATTGTTGAGCAGGACTTCACGGAGGCAAGCGGTCATCTCACGCCGTCGATGAAGATCAAGCGCGCACAGGTGCTCAAGGACTACTCCACGGTGGTTGAGGAGATCTACGTACAGCAGCGCATGCAGCAGGCCTAG
- a CDS encoding ROK family glucokinase codes for MQAEPEERPAAGGNRFGSGSRQSPRSPLAADSRYAARPLRARGLAIGIDIGGTKVAAGVVDPYGTIVASARRETPGQDPRAVERVIVDLVQELGRGRRIRSVGIGAAGWMDLDNGTVLFSPHLAWRNEPLRANLEKALRRRVTVLNDADAAAWAEWRFGAGRGEPRLVLITLGTGIGGAMIMGGVLERGRHGVAGEFGHQIIVPNGHRCECGNRGCWEQYASGNALGREARELAYANSPVAQTLLQEVNGDIDAITGAVVTHLALRGDPVCRELIDDVGQWLGLGLANLGAALDPGTFVIGGGLGAAGQLLIDPARRAFERNLTGRGFRPAATITSAALGPDAGLVGAADLSRIRYRPLLGRAYGTAPSGRFSERR; via the coding sequence ATGCAGGCGGAACCAGAAGAGCGCCCCGCGGCAGGCGGAAACCGCTTCGGTAGCGGCAGCCGCCAATCCCCGAGATCGCCGCTGGCCGCGGATTCCCGTTACGCGGCGCGGCCGCTGCGTGCACGCGGACTTGCCATCGGCATTGACATCGGCGGGACCAAGGTCGCAGCCGGCGTCGTCGATCCCTACGGCACCATCGTTGCCTCCGCACGCAGGGAAACACCCGGCCAGGACCCGCGCGCCGTGGAAAGGGTCATCGTGGACCTGGTGCAGGAGCTGGGACGTGGTCGCCGCATCCGGTCGGTCGGGATCGGCGCCGCAGGGTGGATGGACCTCGACAACGGGACGGTCCTGTTCAGTCCCCACCTTGCCTGGCGCAACGAACCGTTGAGGGCCAACCTGGAGAAAGCGCTGCGGCGGCGCGTCACCGTGCTGAATGACGCCGACGCCGCGGCCTGGGCCGAGTGGCGTTTCGGTGCCGGTCGCGGGGAACCACGGCTCGTTCTCATCACGCTGGGCACCGGCATAGGCGGCGCTATGATCATGGGCGGTGTGCTTGAGCGCGGACGCCACGGCGTGGCGGGGGAGTTCGGCCACCAGATCATCGTGCCCAACGGGCATCGCTGCGAGTGCGGGAACCGTGGCTGCTGGGAGCAGTACGCCTCGGGTAATGCGCTGGGCAGGGAAGCCCGCGAGCTTGCGTACGCCAATTCGCCCGTGGCGCAAACGCTGCTGCAGGAGGTGAACGGCGACATCGACGCGATCACCGGCGCAGTGGTCACCCACCTGGCGCTTCGGGGCGATCCGGTGTGCCGGGAGTTGATTGACGACGTCGGCCAGTGGCTTGGTCTGGGCCTCGCGAACCTCGGTGCCGCCCTGGACCCGGGGACGTTTGTCATCGGTGGCGGACTCGGTGCTGCGGGGCAACTCCTCATTGATCCCGCGCGGCGCGCCTTCGAACGCAACCTGACCGGGCGCGGATTCCGGCCGGCGGCGACAATCACCTCAGCGGCGCTCGGCCCGGATGCCGGGCTCGTCGGAGCCGCGGACCTCTCGCGGATCAGATACCGCCCACTGCTGGGCAGGGCCTACGGAACCGCGCCGTCGGGCCGTTTCAGTGAGCGGCGCTGA